One genomic segment of Brassica napus cultivar Da-Ae chromosome A3, Da-Ae, whole genome shotgun sequence includes these proteins:
- the LOC106438727 gene encoding xyloglucan endotransglucosylase/hydrolase protein 9: MVGMGWFMCMMMVVCVISCGEAAPGARFEDLYRSSWAMDHCVNDGEVTKLKLDNSSGAGFESRSKYLFGKVSIQIKLVEGDSAGTVTAFYMSSEGSNHNEFDFEFLGNTTGEPYIVQTNVYVNGVGNREQRLNLWFDPTTEFHTYSILWSKRSVVFMVDETPIRVHKNLEDKGIPFAKDQAMGVYSSIWNADDWATQGGLVKTDWSHAPFIASYKDFKIDACEVPTTTDLSKCNGEDQRFWWDEPTVSELSLHQNHQLIWVRANHMIYDYCYDAARFPVTPLECQHHRHL; this comes from the exons atggtGGGTATGGGCTGGTTCATGtgtatgatgatggtggtgtgtGTGATTTCTTGTGGTGAGGCTGCTCCTGGAGCTAGGTTCGAGGACCTTTACCGTTCAAGCTGGGCTATGGATCATTGTGTCAACGATGGAGAAGTCACAAAACTCAAGCTTGACAACTCCTCTG GAGCTGGGTTCGAGTCGAGGAGCAAGTACTTGTTCGGTAAAGTTTCTATCCAGATTAAGCTCGTGGAGGGTGACTCAGCAGGAACCGTCACTGCTTTCTAC ATGTCTTCAGAAGGTTCGAACCACAACGAGTTTGACTTCGAGTTCTTAGGCAACACAACGGGTGAGCCTTACATAGTCCAGACAAACGTCTACGTGAACGGAGTTGGAAACAGAGAGCAAAGACTCAACCTTTGGTTTGATCCCACCACTGAGTTCCACACTTACTCTATCCTCTGGAGTAAACGCAGTGTTGT GTTTATGGTAGACGAGACTCCTATTCGTGTCCACAAGAATCTTGAGGATAAAGGCATCCCATTTGCTAAAGATCAAGCGATGGGAGTGTACAGCTCCATATGGAACGCAGATGATTGGGCAACACAAGGAGGTCTTGTGAAAACGGACTGGAGTCACGCTCCTTTCAttgcttcttacaaagatttcAAGATTGATGCTTGTGAGGTTCCGACAACAACTGACCTAAGCAAGTGTAATGGAGAAGACCAGAGATTCTGGTGGGATGAGCCGACTGTGTCTGAGCTTAGCCTTCATCAGAATCATCAGCTTATTTGGGTTCGAGCTAACCATATGATCTATGATTATTGCTATGATGCTGCGAGGTTTCCTGTTACTCCTCTCGAGTGCCAACACCATCGCCATTTGTAG
- the LOC106438726 gene encoding GRR1-like protein 1, whose product MDLRLPSKVLEHILSFVDSNEDRNSVSLVCKSWFETERRTRKRVIVRNCYAVTPEAVARRFPEMRSLTLKGKPHFADYNLVPDGWGGYAWPWIEAMAEKCPSLEELRLKRMVVTDECLEKIAASFKDFKVLVLTSCEGFSTDGLAAIAVACSNLRELELRECIVEDLGGDWLSYFPETLTSLVSLDFSCLDSEVKLSDLERLVSRSPNLKSLKLNRAVSLDALGSLLRLAPQLVELGTGSFSDKLDQEAVSKLSQAFSEMKELKSLSGLWDVLPEYIPLLYSVCPGLTSLNLSYATVQMPDLLELLTRCSNLQKLWVMDLIEDKGLEVVASSCKELRELRVFPSGAEGLNDTNVAMTEQGLVSVSEGCPNLESVLYFCVQFTNAAMVTIARNRPNLKCFRLCVMEPFAPDHKTQKPLDEGFKAIVERCKDLQRLSVSGLLTDKAFEYIGTHGKKLRMLSIAFAGDSDLMLHHLLSGCESLNKLEIRDCPFGDTALVANAAKLETMRSLWMSSCCVSFGACKLLSQKMPKLNVEVIDEHPLETRPDSSPVERIYIYRTLAGPRLDMPEFVWTIQKNPEIGVSHLAIK is encoded by the exons ATGGATCTCCGATTACCATCTAAGGTTCTTGAGCATATCCTCTCCTTCGTCGACTCCAACGAGGATCGAAACTCTGTTTCTCTGGTCTGCAAGTCATGGTTCGAGACCGAGCGGCGAACTAGAAAACGTGTCATTGTCAGAAACTGTTACGCGGTTACCCCTGAGGCGGTTGCACGGCGGTTCCCGGAGATGAGGTCTCTGACTCTGAAAGGGAAGCCTCACTTTGCTGACTACAACTTGGTTCCTGACGGTTGGGGTGGTTATGCTTGGCCGTGGATTGAGGCTATGGCGGAGAAATGCCCGTCTCTTGAAGAGTTGAGGTTGAAGAGAATGGTGGTGACTGATGAGTGCTTGGAGAAGATTGCTGCTTCGTTTAAGGATTTTAAGGTTCTTGTGTTGACTTCTTGTGAAGGTTTCTCTACTGATGGTCTTGCAGCCATTGCAGTAGCTTGCAG tAACCTCAGAGAGCTGGAATTGCGTGAGTGCATAGTTGAAGATCTTGGAGGAGACTGGCTTAGCTATTTCCCAGAGACTTTGACTTCTCTCGTCTCTCTTGACTTCTCTTGTTTAGACTCAGAGGTTAAACTCTCAGACTTAGAGCGTCTCGTGAGCAGATCTCCAAACCTCAAGTCTCTCAAGCTGAATCGAGCTGTGAGTCTAGACGCTCTCGGGAGCTTGCTTCGTCTAGCTCCGCAGCTGGTTGAGCTTGGCACAGGTTCTTTCTCAGATAAGCTAGATCAAGAAGCGGTTTCAAAGTTATCACAAGCATTTTCAGAGATGAAGGAGCTTAAGAGCTTGTCTGGTCTTTGGGATGTCCTCCCTGAGTATATTCCACTTCTTTACTCTGTTTGTCCAGGTCTTACCTCGTTGAACTTGAGCTATGCTACTGTCCAAATGCCTGATCTTCTCGAGCTTCTTACTCGATGCTCCAACTTGCAGAAGCTATGG GTAATGGACTTGATAGAGGACAAAGGTCTCGAAGTTGTTGCCTCGTCTTGTAAGGAACTGCGAGAACTAAGGGTGTTTCCATCCGGAGCAGAAGGTCTTAACGATACAAATGTAGCTATGACTGAACAAGGTCTGGTCTCCGTGTCTGAAGGCTGTCCAAATCTCGAGTCTGTTCTCTACTTTTGTGTCCAGTTTACAAACGCAGCTATGGTTACCATAGCAAGAAACCGTCCAAATCTCAAATGCTTCCGCCTCTGTGTAATGGAGCCATTTGCTCCTGATCACAAAACACAGAAGCCACTTGATGAAGGATTCAAAGCCATAGTTGAAAGATGCAAGGATCTTCAACGCCTCTCTGTCTCTGGTCTCCTCACTGACAAGGCCTTTGAATACATTGGGACACATGGCAAGAAGCTTAGGATGCTATCAATAGCATTTGCTGGGGACAGTGACTTGATGCTACACCACTTGTTGTCAGGCTGTGAGAGTTTAAACAAGCTTGAGATTAGGGATTGCCCTTTTGGAGACACTGCTTTAGTGGCAAACGCGGCGAAACTAGAAACCATGCGGTCCCTTTGGATGTCATCTTGCTGCGTTAGTTTTGGTGCTTGCAAGCTCCTGAGTCAAAAAATGCCAAAGCTAAATGTTGAAGTCATTGATGAACATCCTCTAGAGACAAGACCTGACAGCTCTCCAGTTGAGAGGATATACATATACAGGACACTTGCAGGACCGAGATTGGACATGCCTGAATTTGTGTGGACAATACAAAAAAATCCAGAGATTGGTGTTTCACATCTAGCCATAAAGTAA
- the LOC106379399 gene encoding cytochrome P450 708A2 produces the protein MLYVFELWIVIVSLLVLNLCHWIYQWRNPKCNGKLLPGSMGFPIIGETFEFMKPHDVLQFPSFVKKRVIRHGPVFRTSLFGSKVIISMDNELNMEIAKTNRTIGVPKSITRLFGDNNLFVQSIESHKHVRSLTFQLLGPQGLKLRVIEDIDLLARKHMEEGARNGFLNVKEAASKILIECLAKKVMGDMDPETAKELAICWRKFPSGWFRFPFKIPGMGVYDMMKARKRMMNLLKEVVLKKRASGEEFGEFFKIIFGENERGKEKMSVENAINYIYTFFLIANETTPRILAATVKLISEKPRVMQELQREHARIVGDRSEKDAALTWEDYKSMTFTHMVINESLRITTTVPVVLRKPDHDIQVGDYTIPAGWTFMGYPNVHFNPEKYEDPFVFNPWRWKGKDLSALVSKNYVPFGAGPRLCVGAYFAKLLMAIFIHNLCRYRWSMKVETTVTRSYMLMFPQGCDVQFSEDTKVD, from the exons atgttatatgtttttgagttaTGGATTGTGATAGTTTCACTCTTAGTGTTAAACCTATGTCATTGGATTTATCAATGGAGAAATCCAAAATGTAATGGAAAACTTCTTCCAGGATCAATGGGGTTTCCAATCATCGGGGAGACTTTCGAGTTTATGAAGCCTCATGATGTTCTTCAGTTTCCATCATTTGTCAAAAAGAGAGTCATTAG ACATGGACCTGTTTTTCGGACAAGCTTATTTGGAAGCAAAGTTATAATCTCAATGGATAATGAATTGAATATGGAGATAGCAAAGACAAATCGTACTATTGGTGTCCCGAAGAGCATAACAAGGCTATTTGGCGATAACAACTTATTCGTGCAGAGCATAGAGTCCCATAAACATGTCCGAAGCTTGACGTTCCAGTTGTTGGGTCCTCAGGGTTTAAAATTGAGAGTTATTGAGGACATCGATCTCTTGGCTCGCAAACACATGGAGGAAGGAGCTAGGAACGGGTTCCTTAACGTCAAGGAAGCAGCAagcaag ATATTAATTGAATGCCTTGCAAAGAAAGTTATGGGCGACATGGATCCAGAGACGGCGAAAGAACTCGCAATTTGCTGGAGAAAATTTCCGAGTGGCTGGTTTCGCTTCCCTTTCAAAATTCCTGGGATGGGTGTCTATGATATGATGAAa GCAAGAAAGAGAATGATGAATTTACTAAAGGAGGTAGTGTTGAAGAAGAGAGCATCAGGAGAGGAGTTTGGGGAGTTCTTCAAAATCATATTTGGAGAAAATGaaagaggaaaagaaaagatgagCGTGGAGAATGCGATCAATTACATTTATACATTTTTCCTGATTGCTAACGAAACAACGCCACGTATTCTTGCTGCTACAGTAAAGCTCATAAGCGAAAAGCCTAGAGTCATGCAAGAGCTACAGAGAGAGCATGCGAGAATAGTCGGAGATAGGAGTGAGAAGGATGCTGCCTTAACATGGGAAGACTACAAATCCATGACTTTCACCCATATG GTGATCAATGAGTCTCTTAGGATCACGACGACTGTGCCTGTAGTGCTTAGAAAACCTGATCATGATATCCAAGTCGGCGACTATACAATTCCGGCGGGTTGGACCTTCATGGGATATCCTAATGTCCATTTTAACCCAGAAAAGTATGAGGACCCTTTCGTATTTAATCCATGGCGCTGGAAG gGGAAAGACCTTAGTGCTTTGGTATCCAAGAATTACGTCCCCTTTGGCGCTGGTCCGAGACTCTGTGTAGGGGCTTACTTTGCTAAGCTGCTCATGGCCATTTTCATCCACAATTTGTGTAGATACAg GTGGTCAATGAAGGTAGAGACAACCGTAACTCGAAGCTATATGCTTATGTTTCCACAGGGATGTGATGTTCAATTCTCAGAAGATACCAAAGTGGATTAG
- the LOC106381209 gene encoding U1 small nuclear ribonucleoprotein C-like isoform X1, which yields MPRYYCDYCDTYLTHDSPSVRKQHNAGYKHKANVRIYYQQFEEQQTQSLIDQRIKEHLGQAAAYNQVGGAFNQHMLARPRLPMMPMPMGMRPPVLPRPMMPGQGYMPPPGVPQMMAPPGAPLPPPPQNGMLRPPGMAPLPGQGGGPPPNYNGLPLPPPPPYQTNPAAGGFNNPNLGAESPESNE from the exons ATGCCGAG GTATTACTGTGATTATTGCGATACTTATCTCACCCACGATTCC CCATCGGTGAGGAAGCAGCACAACGCCGGTTACAAACACAAG GCGAATGTGAGGATATACTATCAGCAGTTTGAGGAACAACAAACTCAAAGTCTGATTGACCAGAGAATTAAAGAGCATCTTGGCCAAGCTGCTGCGTACAATCAGGTTGGCGGTGCGTTTAACCAGCATATGCTCGCTAGACCTCGCCTTCCTATGATGCCTATGCCTATGGGGATGCGCCCTCCTGTTCTCCCTAGACCCATGATGCCTGGTCAAG GTTACATGCCTCCTCCGGGAGTACCACAGATGATGGCACCGCCTGGTGCTCCTCTACCTCCGCCTCCACAAAACGGTATGCTTAGGCCACCAGGAATGGCTCCACTACCAGGTCAAGGTGGTGGACCGCCTCCCAATTATAATGGACTTCCTCTTCCTCCGCCTCCTCCTTATCAAACAAATCCAGCTGCTGGCGGCTTCAACAATCCGAACCTGGGTGCTGAATCTCCTGAAAGCAATGAGTAG
- the LOC106381209 gene encoding U1 small nuclear ribonucleoprotein C-like isoform X2 produces MPRYYCDYCDTYLTHDSPSVRKQHNAGYKHKANVRIYYQQFEEQQTQSLIDQRIKEHLGQAAAYNQVGGAFNQHMLARPRLPMMPMPMGMRPPVLPRPMMPGQGYMPPPGVPQMMAPPGAPLPPPPQNGMLRPPGMAPLPGQGGGPPPNYNGLPLPPPPPYQTNPAAGGFNNPNLGAESPESNE; encoded by the exons ATGCCGAG GTATTACTGTGATTATTGCGACACTTATCTCACCCACGATTCC CCATCGGTGAGGAAGCAGCACAACGCCGGTTACAAACACAAG GCGAATGTGAGGATATACTATCAGCAGTTTGAGGAACAACAAACTCAAAGTCTGATTGACCAGAGAATTAAAGAGCATCTTGGCCAAGCTGCTGCGTACAATCAGGTTGGCGGTGCGTTTAACCAGCATATGCTCGCTAGACCTCGCCTTCCTATGATGCCTATGCCTATGGGGATGCGCCCTCCTGTTCTCCCTAGACCCATGATGCCTGGTCAAG GTTACATGCCTCCTCCGGGAGTACCACAGATGATGGCACCGCCTGGTGCTCCTCTACCTCCGCCTCCACAAAACGGTATGCTTAGGCCACCAGGAATGGCTCCACTACCAGGTCAAGGTGGTGGACCGCCTCCCAATTATAATGGACTTCCTCTTCCTCCGCCTCCTCCTTATCAAACAAATCCAGCTGCTGGCGGCTTCAACAATCCGAACCTGGGTGCTGAATCTCCTGAAAGCAATGAGTAG
- the LOC106438723 gene encoding rho GTPase-activating protein 2, which produces MTGLVMVTKGVGCAGRKGGGRGKSTVEEEEEEQNQQQLSLVEFLLTALRKSVVSCRVDNRQDDVGVGGISSAVHQMEIGWPTNVRHITHVTFDRFHGFLGLPHELQVEIPCRVPSASVSVFGVSAESMQCSYDEKGNSVPTILLLMQQRLYSQQGLKAEGIFRINPENSQEEHVRDQLNRGIVPENIDVHCLAGLIKAWFRELPCGVLDGLSPEEVLNCNTEEDSVELIKQLKPTESALLSWAVDLMADVVEEEESNKMNARNIAMVFAPNMTQMTDPLTALMHAVQVMNLLKTLITRTLAEREATSSGSEGYSPSHSSNSQTDSDSDNAQDMEVSCESQGTDSESGGEEEEGQQQQQQDEEHLSRRSTQEDENDIGSLSSVEKCFLSQLNTNARVSNVSISEDWSPKCSPPVSFTDDKNDTLGSSTSD; this is translated from the exons ATGACGGGGCTTGTGATGGTGACTAAAGGCGTTGGTTGCGCCGGAAGAAAAGGAGGAGGGAGAGGAAAATCAACGgttgaggaagaagaggaagagcagAACCAGCAGCAGCTGTCTCTTGTCGAGTTTCTACTAACTGCGCTGCGTAAATCTGTGGTCTCTTGCCGTGTGGATAACCGCCAAGACGACGTCGGAGTGGGAGGGATCTCCTCAGCCGTTCATCAGATGGAGATCGGATGGCCAACAAACGTTCGACACATCACTCACGTGACATTCGATAGGTTCCATGGCTTTCTCGGTCTCCCGCACGAGCTTCAGGTCGAGATCCCGTGTCGTGTCCCCAGTGCTAG TGTGAGCGTGTTTGGTGTCTCTGCGGAATCAATGCAATGTTCTTATGATGAGAAAGGAAACAGTGTCCCAACTATTCTATTACTAATGCAGCAAAGACTATACTCTCAACAAGGTCTCAAG GCTGAAGGGATCTTTAGGATAAACCCTGAGAACAGCCAAGAGGAACATGTGAGAGACCAACTTAACAGAGGTATTGTTCCTGAGAACATTGATGTGCATTGCTTGGCTGGTCTTATCAAAGCCTGGTTCAGAGAGTTGCCTTGTGGAGTACTCGACGGTCTTTCTCCTGAAGAAGTTCTCAACTGCAACACCGAGGAAGACTCTGTTGAACTTATAAAGCAGCTGAAGCCTACTGAGTCTGCTTTGCTCAGTTGGGCTGTTGATCTTATGGCTGATGTGGTTGAGGAAGAAGAGTCTAACAAGATGAATGCGAGGAACATAGCCATGGTCTTTGCTCCTAACATGACTCAG ATGACAGATCCACTAACGGCTCTTATGCATGCGGTTCAAGTGATGAACCTGCTTAAGACACTCATCACCAGAACACTAGCTGAACGTGAAGCAACCTCAAGCGGATCAGAAGGGTATTCACCATCCCATTCATCAAATTCCCAAACTGATTCTGACTCTGACAATGCACAAGACATGGAAGTCAGCTGTGAATCACAAGGAACAGATTCTGAAtcaggaggagaagaagaagaaggacaacaacagcaacaacaagaCGAAGAACATCTCAGCCGCCGGTCTACTCAAGAAGATGAAAACGATATAGGATCATTAAGCTCGGTAGAGAAATGTTTCTTGAGTCAGCTCAACACCAATGCTAGAGTTTCAAACGTCAGTATCTCTGAAGACTGGAGCCCAAAATGCTCTCCACCGGTATCATTCACAGACGATAAAAATGACACTTTAGGGTCAAGCACAAGCGACTAA